Proteins co-encoded in one Bacillus carboniphilus genomic window:
- a CDS encoding phosphatase PAP2 family protein: MNQRSMWILLYTMCIPALFIFFWMYSIAQTDGMTGFDSTIFSFFNAISGDVMVQVAKGVTIVGNKPTIIVGALLLLCWLWFKRKNYLGLAILALGVGGGNYLKNWLKEYVGRERPETALLAEEELAFPSGHAMISLVFYVLLAYFIAKEVQSRGAKITIYVTGILIAFLSGTSRIILHVHYPSDVIGGYALGFALLMLCLFLYRRYESKFPK, encoded by the coding sequence TTGAACCAAAGGTCTATGTGGATTTTGCTATATACGATGTGTATACCGGCCTTATTTATTTTCTTCTGGATGTATTCCATTGCCCAAACGGATGGGATGACAGGTTTTGATTCTACTATTTTTTCATTTTTTAATGCTATATCTGGCGATGTTATGGTCCAAGTAGCAAAGGGCGTGACCATCGTTGGAAATAAACCAACGATTATTGTTGGTGCACTATTATTATTATGTTGGTTATGGTTTAAAAGAAAAAACTATCTGGGGTTGGCGATCCTAGCTCTGGGCGTAGGTGGAGGAAACTACCTGAAGAATTGGTTGAAAGAATATGTTGGTAGGGAACGTCCCGAAACGGCCCTATTGGCTGAAGAAGAGCTGGCTTTTCCAAGTGGACATGCCATGATATCCCTTGTATTTTACGTATTATTAGCCTATTTTATTGCAAAAGAAGTTCAATCAAGAGGAGCTAAGATTACCATTTATGTAACGGGTATTTTAATTGCATTCCTTTCGGGGACGAGTCGTATTATTCTACATGTTCATTACCCATCTGATGTCATTGGGGGATATGCGCTTGGCTTCGCACTCCTCATGCTGTGTCTGTTTCTTTATAGAAGATATGAATCTAAATTTCCTAAGTGA